The Halosimplex litoreum genome has a window encoding:
- a CDS encoding DUF5915 domain-containing protein: MRKELELDMEESIRLEYEVRDERVADLVADHADLIADEVRAEEVGAVSDGHRKTWEVEGIEVEIAIGSLATAEASD; encoded by the coding sequence ATGCGCAAGGAACTGGAGCTGGACATGGAGGAATCGATCCGCCTGGAGTACGAGGTCCGCGACGAGCGCGTGGCCGATCTGGTGGCCGACCACGCCGACCTGATCGCCGACGAGGTCCGCGCCGAAGAGGTCGGTGCGGTGTCGGACGGCCACCGCAAGACCTGGGAGGTCGAAGGGATCGAGGTCGAGATCGCGATCGGCTCGCTAGCGACTGCCGAAGCGTCGGACTGA